From the genome of Proteus vulgaris, one region includes:
- a CDS encoding respiratory chain complex I subunit 1 family protein, producing MTFQEAPTLMMGIFALIQALFLLAITPLCTGISRTIRAKMHSRRGPGILQDYRDIFKLFKRQSVAPEQSGVIFQVMPYVLLGSMLVVAMALPVFTATSLFAGAADLIALIYLFALYRFFFSLSGLDSGSPFAGIGASRELTLGVLVEPILVLSLIVVALIVGSTNVGTISATLAQGWVSPTATLLALLACAFAAFIEMGKMPFDVAEAEQELQEGPLTEYSGSGFAMVKLGLGLKQVVVAELFLAIFIPFGKATEFTFIALIIALVLMAVKLLVVFVLASLVENSLARGRFLLTHHVTWLGFGVAALALVFYLTGL from the coding sequence ATGACTTTCCAAGAAGCACCTACGTTAATGATGGGAATATTCGCATTAATTCAAGCACTCTTTTTGCTGGCGATAACCCCATTATGTACAGGTATTTCGCGCACAATTCGTGCCAAGATGCATTCGCGTCGAGGCCCCGGAATTTTGCAAGATTATCGAGATATCTTTAAGTTATTTAAACGCCAATCAGTAGCGCCCGAGCAATCTGGTGTGATCTTCCAAGTGATGCCGTATGTGTTACTCGGAAGTATGTTAGTGGTTGCTATGGCACTGCCCGTCTTTACTGCAACGTCACTGTTTGCAGGTGCGGCTGATCTTATCGCACTGATTTATTTGTTTGCACTTTATCGTTTCTTCTTCTCTTTATCTGGTCTGGATTCAGGAAGCCCATTTGCGGGTATTGGTGCTAGCCGTGAATTAACATTGGGTGTGTTAGTTGAGCCAATTTTAGTGTTATCGCTGATTGTGGTGGCTTTAATTGTAGGTTCAACCAACGTTGGCACCATCAGTGCAACACTGGCTCAAGGTTGGGTATCACCCACAGCCACACTGTTAGCCTTATTAGCTTGTGCTTTTGCGGCATTTATCGAAATGGGCAAAATGCCATTTGACGTTGCTGAAGCTGAACAGGAGTTACAAGAAGGACCATTAACTGAGTATTCAGGCTCTGGTTTTGCCATGGTGAAACTAGGTCTTGGCTTAAAACAAGTCGTGGTGGCTGAACTGTTCTTAGCCATATTTATTCCTTTCGGTAAAGCAACAGAATTCACCTTTATTGCACTGATCATAGCGTTAGTTTTAATGGCAGTGAAATTGTTAGTGGTGTTTGTATTAGCGTCATTGGTTGAAAACAGTTTAGCGCGTGGTCGCTTCCTGCTGACTCACCATGTGACATGGTTAGGATTCGGTGTTGCGGCACTGGCTCTTGTTTTCTATTTAACCGGTCTATAA
- a CDS encoding DUF4156 domain-containing protein produces the protein MRIKLLLGAAAALLLAGCSATNTLSTAGSQVQITDTQPGSECQLLGTVTGVQNNWLSGSRTESQSLRGAANDLRNKAASMGGNVIFNVGTGAGSFVDSFAPLDSKMSGQVYKCQ, from the coding sequence ATGCGAATTAAATTGTTATTGGGAGCTGCTGCAGCGTTGTTATTAGCAGGCTGTTCTGCAACAAACACATTAAGCACTGCTGGCTCACAGGTACAAATCACTGATACGCAACCAGGCAGTGAATGCCAATTATTAGGAACAGTGACAGGTGTTCAAAATAACTGGTTATCAGGTTCCCGTACTGAAAGCCAATCACTGCGAGGTGCTGCTAACGACTTACGTAATAAAGCAGCCTCAATGGGTGGTAACGTTATTTTTAACGTTGGTACTGGCGCAGGTAGCTTTGTTGATAGCTTTGCACCATTAGATAGCAAAATGAGTGGGCAAGTTTATAAGTGTCAGTAA
- a CDS encoding RpiB/LacA/LacB family sugar-phosphate isomerase — MENRTIIMGADPSGFELKNTIKTYLLEKNYTIKDLTESGPIGYCDVGDKVGSIISEHPEYIGFVFCGTGMGGSISANKHKNVYCGVCESITTARFCKIINNCNMMAMGGLLITPFKAKMMVDAYLSATFTEGFSEATPEDLQSGLNSMRQIEKKIYKI; from the coding sequence ATGGAAAATAGAACGATTATTATGGGCGCTGACCCTTCAGGATTTGAACTTAAAAATACGATTAAAACGTATTTGTTAGAAAAAAATTACACAATAAAAGATCTCACAGAATCAGGCCCTATTGGCTATTGTGATGTAGGTGATAAAGTAGGCTCAATTATTTCTGAACATCCTGAATATATTGGCTTTGTTTTCTGTGGTACAGGAATGGGGGGGAGCATTAGTGCGAATAAACATAAAAATGTTTATTGTGGTGTATGTGAAAGTATCACGACAGCCCGTTTTTGTAAGATCATTAATAACTGTAATATGATGGCAATGGGTGGCTTATTAATAACACCGTTTAAAGCTAAAATGATGGTTGATGCTTATTTGTCAGCGACCTTTACAGAAGGTTTTTCTGAAGCAACACCAGAAGATTTGCAATCTGGCTTAAATTCAATGAGACAAATAGAAAAGAAAATTTATAAAATTTAA
- a CDS encoding NAD(P)H-binding protein has translation MNIMVIGAKGRVGHKLIGTLLINGHHVIGTTRKISHSSKIKDSHYREIELDITKPLSSISHKFPENLDAIYFTTGSRGEDLLQVDLHGAVKTMQIAMEKGIKRYIMLSAVNSLLPDKWTTLVDYFTAKYFADLYLINQTNLDYTIIQAGYLTEHSGTHKICTKKEEIPADGEISIDNVALTLAEILDKKNTFKKCIPILDGDIEIKEAIKQI, from the coding sequence ATGAACATAATGGTAATCGGTGCAAAAGGGCGAGTTGGGCATAAATTAATTGGAACACTATTAATTAATGGGCACCATGTCATCGGAACTACCAGAAAAATCTCACACTCATCTAAAATCAAAGATTCACATTATCGTGAAATTGAACTAGATATCACAAAACCTTTGTCTTCCATTTCTCATAAATTCCCTGAAAATTTAGATGCCATCTATTTTACAACAGGCTCTAGAGGGGAAGATCTATTACAGGTTGATCTACATGGTGCTGTAAAAACCATGCAAATTGCCATGGAGAAAGGTATAAAAAGATATATCATGCTTAGTGCAGTAAATTCTTTATTACCTGATAAATGGACCACATTAGTTGATTATTTTACTGCTAAATATTTTGCAGATCTTTATCTGATCAATCAGACCAACCTCGATTACACAATAATTCAAGCTGGTTATTTAACTGAACACTCAGGAACACATAAGATCTGCACAAAAAAAGAAGAAATACCCGCTGATGGCGAAATATCTATTGATAATGTAGCGTTAACGCTTGCTGAAATTTTAGATAAGAAGAATACCTTTAAAAAATGTATTCCAATATTAGATGGTGATATCGAGATAAAAGAGGCTATTAAGCAGATCTAA
- a CDS encoding pirin family protein encodes MEHQHSDAVNAPLRITSKTRDVGGIETYRALPDKKQRLVGPWCFLDHLGPTVFNDTVDKLAISPHPHIGLQTFTWMLEGEILHRDSLGFQQVIRPQQVNLMTAGHGISHSEDSHGDKKEVHLAQLWIVLPKDKRNMPPRFDHYPDLPKWQADGADFTLLIGDYQNYNSPVLCLLPMVGIDIMAKHATRIPLSLNPKYEYGLFVLTGEMTIEGETFAANELAYIGIQNTESLTIELSDNAQILFLGGEPLNEKILMWWNFIGRSKEEIQQAITDWNAGSERFGKVVNDERTPLVSPLMP; translated from the coding sequence ATGGAACATCAACACTCTGATGCAGTAAATGCCCCATTACGTATTACCTCTAAAACCCGTGATGTTGGAGGGATTGAAACTTATCGTGCTTTACCTGATAAAAAACAACGATTAGTTGGGCCTTGGTGTTTTCTCGACCATTTAGGCCCCACTGTTTTTAATGACACTGTCGATAAATTAGCTATTTCTCCACATCCCCATATTGGCTTGCAAACTTTTACTTGGATGTTAGAAGGGGAAATTTTGCATCGCGATAGCCTCGGCTTTCAGCAAGTTATTCGACCTCAACAAGTGAATTTAATGACAGCAGGTCACGGTATTAGCCATTCAGAAGATAGTCACGGTGATAAAAAAGAAGTTCATCTGGCACAATTATGGATAGTGCTACCAAAAGATAAAAGAAATATGCCACCGCGCTTTGATCACTATCCTGATCTCCCTAAATGGCAAGCCGATGGCGCTGATTTCACGTTACTAATCGGTGATTATCAAAACTACAATTCCCCCGTATTATGTTTATTACCCATGGTTGGCATAGATATTATGGCAAAACATGCTACTCGGATTCCTTTATCATTAAATCCTAAATATGAATATGGGCTTTTTGTCTTAACTGGAGAAATGACAATAGAAGGGGAAACCTTTGCTGCGAATGAACTTGCTTATATTGGAATACAAAACACTGAATCACTAACGATTGAACTAAGTGATAATGCTCAAATTCTTTTCTTAGGTGGCGAACCTTTAAATGAAAAAATTTTGATGTGGTGGAATTTTATTGGTCGTAGCAAAGAAGAAATTCAACAAGCAATCACCGATTGGAATGCAGGCAGTGAGCGTTTTGGTAAAGTGGTTAATGATGAAAGAACACCACTGGTATCGCCTTTAATGCCTTAA
- the epmB gene encoding EF-P beta-lysylation protein EpmB, which yields MAHIVTHNHPTREVWLTQLAQAISDPVELLQLLALEHHADLQKGAQARRLFPLRVPREFVARMKKGDPNDPLLLQVLTANAEFTITPGFSTDPLDEQQNAVPGLLHKYQNRALLLVKGGCAVNCRYCFRRHFPYEDNKGNKANWQKAIEYIKNNPKLDEIIFSGGDPLMAKDDELDWLITQLEAIPHLKRLRIHSRLPVVIPARVTDALCQRLQQSRLQNIMVLHTNHANEIDDALREACLKLKKANVTLLNQGVLLRGVNDSAEVLADLSRALFDAGVMPYYLHVLDKVQGAAHFMVPDSEAREIMKGLMSLVSGYMVPKLTREIGGEPSKTLLDLGLRQE from the coding sequence ATGGCACACATTGTAACTCATAATCACCCCACCAGAGAAGTCTGGTTAACACAACTCGCGCAGGCAATCAGTGATCCTGTTGAATTACTCCAACTTTTAGCATTGGAACATCACGCTGATCTCCAAAAAGGGGCTCAGGCGCGACGGCTTTTTCCGCTACGGGTTCCCCGTGAATTCGTTGCACGCATGAAAAAAGGCGATCCTAACGATCCATTACTTTTACAAGTATTAACTGCAAATGCTGAATTTACCATAACACCGGGATTTTCTACGGATCCGTTAGATGAGCAACAAAATGCGGTGCCAGGTTTATTACATAAATATCAGAATCGTGCATTGCTTCTGGTCAAAGGTGGTTGCGCTGTCAATTGTCGCTACTGTTTTCGTCGTCATTTTCCCTATGAAGACAACAAAGGAAACAAGGCTAATTGGCAAAAGGCAATAGAGTATATCAAAAATAACCCAAAACTCGATGAAATCATCTTCTCTGGGGGCGATCCTCTTATGGCGAAAGATGATGAGCTTGATTGGTTAATAACACAACTGGAAGCGATCCCTCATCTTAAACGTTTACGTATCCACTCTCGCTTACCTGTGGTTATTCCTGCTCGCGTCACTGATGCACTATGTCAGCGTTTACAACAATCACGTTTGCAAAATATTATGGTACTGCATACCAATCACGCTAATGAAATTGATGACGCATTGAGAGAAGCCTGTTTAAAGCTAAAAAAGGCCAATGTCACTTTATTAAATCAAGGTGTGTTATTGCGTGGGGTTAACGACAGTGCTGAAGTCCTTGCCGATTTAAGTCGTGCCTTATTTGATGCAGGTGTTATGCCTTATTACTTGCATGTTCTAGATAAAGTACAAGGTGCGGCTCACTTTATGGTGCCAGACAGTGAAGCTAGAGAAATTATGAAAGGGCTTATGAGCTTAGTATCAGGTTATATGGTGCCTAAACTCACGCGTGAAATTGGTGGTGAACCAAGTAAGACGTTACTTGATTTAGGGTTACGTCAAGAGTGA
- the hyfB gene encoding hydrogenase 4 subunit B, which yields MEPLQLLLWSVILYVVGGVIALFLKRQEGLAILISGISAIIGGVLGVLSALPVIFGGEIATFTAAGPFEFAAFVVRMDMLGAFMVFVISLLVSVCALYSLAYVQEYKGRGAWSMGFFMNLFIASMVGLVVMDNAFYFIILFEMMSLASWFLVIADQDDESIHAGLLYFFIAHAGSVLIMIAFFLMWRESGSLDFDSFRQLSLSPAMASVVFLLGFFGFGAKAGMLPLHSWLPKAHPAAPSHASALMSGVMVKIGIFGIIKVGIDLLGATEMWWGIVVLGFGAVSSVLGVMYALAEHDLKRLLAWHTVENIGIILMGVGVGMVGMATDHPVIAALGLLGALYHLLNHAVFKGLLFLGAGAIINQIHTRDMDKMGGLAKLMPYTATAFLIGCMAISALPPLNGFVSEWYTYQSLFSMSYEGNFVMRLSGPIAIIMLAITGALAAMCFVKVYGVSFCGGPRSEQATKAKEVPLPMTIAMGLLALFCVVLGVGAAFVAPIIANIAMSLSETSALTVTQGTMLVPDTASQAMFSPALTFVLLIALPLIPFLIYLGLKGNQPAFRRKGNPWACGYVWEKDMAVSAGGFTQALRSMFAPLYRMRKQLDPSPLLSRGFNKTQLGAEKVEPFWDERIIYPLVRGIQRFAKRIQCLQGGDFRLYCLYVVAALVILLLVIAA from the coding sequence ATGGAACCTCTTCAGTTACTGCTGTGGTCAGTCATCCTGTATGTTGTTGGTGGCGTTATTGCACTGTTTTTAAAGAGACAGGAAGGGTTGGCAATCCTTATTTCAGGGATCAGCGCAATCATCGGCGGTGTATTAGGTGTTTTAAGTGCATTACCGGTTATTTTTGGTGGTGAAATCGCCACATTTACCGCGGCAGGCCCATTTGAATTTGCTGCCTTCGTGGTACGCATGGATATGTTAGGCGCCTTTATGGTGTTCGTCATTTCATTATTGGTCAGTGTGTGCGCGCTTTATTCTCTTGCTTATGTGCAAGAATATAAAGGACGTGGCGCTTGGAGCATGGGATTCTTTATGAATCTGTTTATTGCTTCTATGGTTGGCTTAGTAGTGATGGATAATGCGTTCTACTTTATTATCCTATTCGAAATGATGTCACTAGCTTCTTGGTTCTTAGTTATTGCTGACCAAGATGACGAATCTATTCACGCAGGTTTACTTTATTTCTTTATCGCTCACGCAGGCTCCGTGTTAATCATGATTGCCTTCTTCTTGATGTGGCGTGAAAGTGGTAGCCTTGATTTTGATTCATTCCGTCAACTCTCTCTTTCTCCTGCAATGGCCTCTGTGGTGTTCTTACTGGGTTTCTTTGGTTTTGGTGCCAAAGCCGGTATGTTGCCATTACACAGTTGGTTACCAAAAGCCCACCCCGCAGCACCTTCACACGCATCGGCATTAATGTCAGGTGTCATGGTTAAAATTGGTATCTTTGGGATAATCAAAGTCGGTATCGATTTATTAGGTGCCACAGAAATGTGGTGGGGCATTGTTGTTCTTGGGTTTGGTGCTGTTTCTTCTGTATTAGGTGTTATGTACGCCTTAGCAGAGCATGACTTAAAACGCTTACTCGCATGGCACACCGTTGAAAATATCGGCATCATTTTAATGGGTGTGGGTGTTGGCATGGTAGGAATGGCAACCGATCATCCTGTTATAGCAGCACTTGGCCTATTAGGCGCTTTATATCACTTATTAAACCATGCGGTGTTCAAAGGATTATTATTCCTTGGTGCCGGTGCCATTATTAACCAAATTCACACTCGTGATATGGATAAAATGGGGGGCTTAGCAAAACTAATGCCTTATACCGCAACCGCCTTCCTAATTGGTTGTATGGCGATTTCAGCGTTACCACCATTAAATGGTTTTGTGAGTGAATGGTATACCTATCAATCCCTTTTCTCGATGAGTTACGAAGGTAACTTTGTAATGCGCTTAAGTGGTCCAATTGCCATTATTATGTTGGCAATTACAGGGGCATTAGCGGCCATGTGTTTCGTTAAAGTCTATGGTGTTAGCTTCTGTGGTGGCCCGCGTAGCGAGCAAGCAACAAAAGCGAAAGAAGTGCCTTTACCAATGACGATTGCAATGGGTTTATTAGCACTATTCTGTGTTGTATTAGGTGTTGGGGCTGCTTTTGTTGCGCCAATTATTGCAAACATTGCAATGTCACTTAGCGAAACCAGTGCATTAACCGTGACTCAAGGCACAATGCTTGTTCCTGATACCGCATCACAAGCAATGTTCTCTCCAGCATTAACATTTGTTTTATTAATTGCCTTACCGCTTATTCCATTCCTGATTTATCTCGGCCTAAAGGGCAATCAACCTGCGTTTCGTCGTAAAGGTAACCCTTGGGCGTGTGGTTATGTATGGGAAAAAGACATGGCAGTATCAGCAGGTGGCTTTACTCAAGCATTACGTAGCATGTTTGCACCGCTTTATCGTATGCGTAAACAACTTGATCCATCTCCATTGCTGTCTCGTGGTTTTAATAAAACACAGCTCGGTGCTGAAAAGGTCGAACCATTCTGGGATGAACGCATTATTTATCCTCTGGTTCGTGGTATCCAACGCTTTGCAAAACGTATCCAATGCCTACAAGGCGGGGATTTCAGACTCTATTGTCTCTACGTTGTCGCAGCGCTGGTCATCTTGCTTTTAGTCATCGCAGCGTAA
- the efp gene encoding elongation factor P, producing MASYNTNDFRSGLKIMLDGEPAVITECEFVKPGKGQAFARVRLRKLISNKLLEKTFKSTDSAEGADVMDINLTYLYNDGEFWHFMNNETFEQLAADEKAVGDNAKWLIDQAECIVTLWDNRPIAVIPPNFVELEIVDTDPGLKGDTAGTGGKPATLSTGAVVKVPLFVQIGEVIKVDTRSGEYVSRVK from the coding sequence ATGGCTTCTTATAATACCAACGATTTTCGTTCAGGTCTTAAAATCATGTTAGATGGCGAGCCAGCCGTCATTACTGAATGTGAATTTGTTAAACCTGGTAAAGGTCAGGCATTTGCTCGTGTACGTCTGCGTAAACTGATCTCTAACAAATTACTGGAAAAAACATTTAAATCTACTGATTCAGCAGAAGGTGCTGATGTCATGGATATCAACTTAACTTACCTGTACAACGACGGTGAGTTCTGGCATTTCATGAACAACGAAACTTTCGAACAATTAGCTGCAGACGAAAAAGCTGTTGGTGATAATGCTAAATGGTTGATCGACCAAGCTGAGTGTATCGTAACACTGTGGGATAATCGTCCTATTGCTGTTATTCCACCAAACTTTGTTGAATTAGAAATCGTTGATACTGATCCAGGTCTGAAAGGTGACACCGCAGGTACAGGTGGTAAACCAGCAACATTAAGCACTGGCGCTGTTGTTAAGGTTCCACTGTTTGTACAAATTGGTGAAGTTATCAAAGTTGATACTCGTTCAGGCGAATACGTATCACGTGTAAAATAA
- a CDS encoding 4Fe-4S dicluster domain-containing protein, whose protein sequence is MNRFVIAEPQRCIGCNTCMAACSEVHQAVGLQAHPRLTVVKVEDQTAPMLCRHCEDAPCARVCPVNAITHEDNMIFLNESLCIGCKLCGLVCPFGAITPSGSKPVNLPAVFEHFVPEEMLADVPASLPTTNPFLAWNVGIRAIAVKCDLCAFSDEGPACVKVCPTDALHLVEEDKLEEQMKTRRLDSVMEPITSLDDLSTLTQERK, encoded by the coding sequence ATGAATCGCTTTGTAATTGCAGAGCCACAACGATGCATAGGGTGTAATACCTGTATGGCAGCTTGTTCGGAAGTTCACCAAGCTGTGGGATTACAGGCGCATCCGCGTCTTACAGTGGTAAAAGTGGAGGATCAGACAGCCCCGATGCTTTGTCGGCACTGTGAGGATGCTCCTTGTGCTCGCGTGTGTCCAGTCAATGCCATTACTCATGAAGATAATATGATCTTTCTTAATGAGAGCCTGTGTATTGGCTGTAAGTTATGTGGTCTGGTTTGTCCCTTTGGGGCAATTACACCATCAGGTAGCAAACCCGTTAACTTACCAGCTGTCTTTGAACATTTTGTTCCAGAAGAGATGTTGGCCGATGTGCCAGCAAGTCTTCCAACAACCAACCCATTTCTTGCGTGGAATGTGGGTATTCGTGCAATTGCAGTGAAATGCGATTTGTGTGCTTTCTCTGATGAAGGCCCTGCTTGTGTCAAGGTGTGTCCGACAGATGCATTGCATTTAGTTGAAGAAGACAAACTTGAAGAGCAGATGAAAACGCGTCGCTTAGATTCTGTGATGGAACCTATTACGAGTCTTGACGATTTATCTACTTTGACACAGGAGCGGAAGTAA
- a CDS encoding Na+/H+ antiporter yields the protein MSVVAIVLIFLFAVIVSVFISRLLSEKIPLPLIQIAVGACLSIFGFEVAFDPHLFLFLFIPPLLFLDGWRIPKEALFQEIKPIMSLAIGLVVVTVIGMGFFIHWLIPSISLAIAFALAAILSPTDPVSVSAMTVNSPLPSRMTHILEGESLLNDATGLVCFSFAVAAALTGSFSIASATGQFLVVALGGAAIGLIVAGIIGRFNQFLVRRTGEDPAIQILISLLMPFFAYLLAEHFHVSGILAAVVAGITMHYEKIVGRMQAATRMQSKAVWDTVQVALNGMIFILLGEQLPAMWKILPEVTQSAGATNPWAVLGYIIVITVGLAVLRFTWVWVSMSLTVFRSPNKRLSRHDLRLMAIMATAGVRGAITLAGILTLPLLMTDGSPFPTRDLAIFIAMGVILCSLLIATIALPILTKGLSEDLPYEDDEIRTRLALNEAAIAHINELMNQPCEDLDEMSLRIEAGSHLLEIYSRRLDSEDSVQEGALDLKRLFSMERKLSRSALKVERDALQQLRKSRHISEHIYHRLRHELDLKEEALNHHLS from the coding sequence ATGTCTGTCGTCGCGATTGTACTTATTTTTCTTTTTGCTGTGATTGTGAGTGTGTTTATCTCACGATTATTGTCAGAAAAAATTCCTCTGCCATTGATCCAAATAGCTGTAGGGGCTTGTTTGTCGATTTTTGGTTTTGAGGTGGCTTTTGATCCACATCTTTTTTTGTTCCTCTTTATTCCACCGCTTCTATTTTTAGATGGGTGGCGTATCCCTAAAGAGGCACTATTTCAAGAAATTAAACCTATTATGTCATTGGCGATCGGTTTAGTGGTTGTCACCGTAATTGGCATGGGCTTTTTTATTCACTGGCTTATTCCTTCTATTTCGCTTGCGATTGCATTTGCTTTAGCAGCAATTTTGTCTCCAACCGATCCTGTTTCAGTATCTGCAATGACTGTAAATTCGCCACTTCCTTCTCGTATGACGCATATTTTAGAAGGGGAATCGTTACTTAATGACGCAACAGGTTTAGTTTGTTTTAGCTTTGCGGTTGCGGCTGCATTAACGGGATCTTTTTCTATTGCTTCAGCAACAGGACAATTTTTAGTTGTGGCTTTAGGTGGGGCGGCAATTGGTTTAATTGTGGCAGGTATTATAGGGCGGTTTAATCAGTTTTTGGTGAGACGCACTGGTGAAGATCCTGCAATCCAAATTTTGATTAGTTTATTAATGCCATTTTTTGCCTATTTATTGGCAGAGCATTTCCATGTATCGGGGATCTTAGCTGCAGTGGTTGCAGGTATTACAATGCACTATGAAAAAATTGTTGGCCGTATGCAAGCGGCCACACGTATGCAAAGTAAAGCGGTTTGGGATACGGTTCAAGTTGCACTTAACGGCATGATCTTTATTTTATTAGGTGAACAACTTCCGGCAATGTGGAAAATTTTACCTGAAGTGACGCAATCCGCTGGGGCTACTAACCCTTGGGCTGTTTTAGGTTACATTATCGTGATCACTGTAGGACTTGCTGTACTGCGTTTTACATGGGTTTGGGTATCAATGTCACTTACCGTTTTTCGTTCACCTAATAAACGTTTATCTCGTCATGATCTGCGTTTAATGGCGATTATGGCAACTGCTGGTGTGAGAGGTGCAATTACATTAGCTGGTATTTTAACACTTCCTTTATTAATGACTGACGGCTCGCCATTCCCAACGCGTGATCTCGCTATCTTTATTGCTATGGGAGTTATTCTTTGCTCATTATTAATCGCAACAATCGCATTGCCGATTTTAACTAAAGGGCTCTCAGAAGACTTACCATATGAGGATGATGAAATTCGTACACGTTTAGCCTTAAATGAAGCAGCAATTGCACATATCAATGAATTAATGAATCAACCTTGCGAAGACTTAGATGAAATGTCGCTACGCATAGAAGCAGGCTCTCATTTATTAGAGATCTACAGTCGCCGCCTTGATAGTGAAGATAGTGTGCAAGAAGGTGCGCTTGATCTTAAGCGCTTGTTTAGTATGGAGCGAAAATTATCTCGTAGTGCATTAAAGGTTGAACGTGATGCATTGCAACAACTGCGTAAATCTCGTCATATTAGTGAACATATTTATCATCGTTTACGTCATGAATTAGATTTAAAAGAAGAAGCGCTGAATCATCATTTGAGTTAA